Proteins found in one Streptococcus anginosus subsp. whileyi MAS624 genomic segment:
- the argR gene encoding arginine repressor: protein MKKSERHKLIKQMIKEEKLSTQKDIQDRLKAQGIIVTQTTLSRDLREIGLTKAKKNNEVYYVLADETNKIDLVEFLSYHVEGVSRAEFSLVLHTRLGDASILANFVDANKGELILGTVAGANTLLVICRDTAAAKQMEEQLLEKMD, encoded by the coding sequence ATGAAAAAAAGTGAACGTCATAAACTAATTAAGCAAATGATTAAAGAAGAAAAACTGAGTACACAGAAAGATATTCAGGATCGTTTAAAAGCACAAGGCATTATTGTAACACAGACAACCCTCTCTCGGGACTTACGTGAAATTGGATTGACGAAAGCCAAGAAAAACAATGAAGTTTATTATGTTTTAGCAGATGAAACAAATAAAATCGATTTGGTTGAGTTCTTGTCTTATCATGTAGAGGGCGTTTCTCGGGCGGAATTTTCCTTGGTTCTTCATACTCGCTTAGGGGATGCTTCTATTCTGGCTAACTTTGTGGATGCCAATAAAGGTGAGCTAATTTTAGGAACGGTAGCAGGAGCTAACACGCTCTTAGTTATCTGTCGTGATACAGCAGCTGCAAAACAAATGGAAGAGCAGCTTCTTGAGAAAATGGATTAA